The nucleotide sequence aagcaaaggataaaactttatcctttctgCCAACGGCCAGATTACCTAGTCgaaagcgccttccatggctggttgaaggcgccttctacctgAAGGTCGTGGAGGCGCCTTCTACCTGAAGGTcgcggaggtgccttcaactcctgttgaaggGGCCTCTAGTAGCTCCATAGTTCCACTctagctcttccgctgctctgATCGCCTAGGTGATTTCGACTAacaaaataggactcacccgaactcaatttccggccttctcctcaagcaggcttccgctcctgCTTCTTATCcatcgaacgtcgcgcacgtccttctcattCACTGACGTACTCTTTTGCAGTGTCTCGTCCCTCTAATGCACatagcccgtcggctctctcccgtgtcgtccttctcgctagccgcatctttcactcgatttcctgtgctcctaagctcctgcacacttagacatagggatcaaaacacaacaggacctaacttaacttgtttgatcacatcaaacagccttggggttccaacaatctctccttttttgatgtgagcaacccaagttaagttagggtaaacaaatataaagttaaagcaataaaattacaagaatgtaataaagtgtaaaaatatttttaaattttaaaaaagattttcaaatttcaaatagaacaaccttcccctagacttaatcttcccttctccccctttgatcacataaaaaatggggtaacaaaaaaaaaaaaaagctaagggTAACTCTCAAATAAACTTATCaaggttttgaaaattttgaaaaaaaattgaaaattattttgatatcactttaaaaaattacaacaatttttgaaactctaagttttaaaaaaaaattctaagttatgaAATTGTCAAAAATTGAAAGCATTATTTTAACTAATTGTTTTATGTTTATtagtttgtcaattaaacattttatttcgttaatcagcttccagactgtggcgaggcactaggcattcttggttattagatcatcaaccacttctagacagagcctcataataaaatcaaatatttaatgtactctctgaaaggcctaagtctaattaaactttaatttagacaagtctttggaatccaatataggttccttttaactaggttaattaaaaattttggaggtacgtaacttttggatattttttttatttgacccctgtgaaatctaagatactagttcatatttttatatttcctaatatttttattatataagcatgcacgatttttcatatattctatctctatttttaatttgtcactttatattctcaaattatcatataaatctagtgggcatgctttggacaattgtattttcaaatctatattttttttttctaacttgcaacaattttttgataagaacttaacaaatttgaatagcttatcaggtggaagagatcgtacctgacttaccttgtcgatcccgtcaTCTGTAGCTCCCCttgaactactgctttcttctgatgtagctcccccttcatcgatgctctcgatgctcatttcggaagagctttcttTGTGTTCATCTTcgtgatgacttgccatcaatgcaagtccgAAAAAGGCTTTGACCTCCGATTTAGAcaacgtttcgtcccacgtcgcctttaggatcttgtatttgttcttttgaaCGGGCTTCTtattcttgcctttgtccttctcatTGATCATTAACTTAGGgtagttgtctttaacgtgccctccttcattgcagtggtaacatcttattgtccttttctttctaccctgcagatggttagatttttgagttttaaataatttcttaaactGTCTTACCATTAGGGATGgcaatttcacccgaacccgatggaggatccgacatccgacccgaatggaggagggtatggagggactatcaattcCCGATACCcaacccgaatacccgattaaataatatagatacatatattaaagaaaattttctttttccaaaatctacctactatttttgttgatattaggaggagactatatagatgtttaatctatttttttaattatatatatatatatatatatatatatatatattaataggttgttaattttaatatatttttcttaaatgataatagttggatagaaagacgaaaaattataactatagaagatatccgatcatttaatgggtatgggtatacccatcagagatcctatacccgatgggtatggggacggagggtatagaatccgacccgaacccgatccattgtcatccctacttaccatcattaccgtttcgttgtcgtcgagagaggattctgaagttTGTTCGTCCATCTTTACCTTAAGGGCAatattgtgcttcggctccttcggatctgcacatcttgtttcatggacttcaaaggtagaaaataattcttttaacATAGTTGAATCTAAACCCTTAGATATGTAATAGGAaactactaatgatgctcattcagtaCTTCTAGGGAATGCGTTGAGCGTgttaccttagtgaatctcagttacttaccttttctccaagattcatgaTTCCAGTGataagctccttgatccttgaatgaAGGTGTGCAACTGTTTTGCCTTGTTACaatttgatgttgctgatctggtttTTGAGCAGATCCCTTCTTGTGAGTTTCGCCTCTaaggttccttcatgtagttctgGGAACTTCTCGCAGAGCTCCTTCGCAGACTTGTAGGttccgatccgattgacttcttgtggtggtagaaTGCTTAGCAAAtagaactctgctttgccgtttgccacgaaaTCAGCTTACTCCTTCTTGGTCCAGTGGTATTTATCTTTACCTTCGGGTGATACAAAACCAAActccattattaaaaataaatcgaaattatttttgaaaaatacctctattttctttttccagttggcgaagtccccctcaaactttggtgggtggATTCTTAAATTGGTCAtttcgtgtgcttcgttcggcgattagtcctcctaaaTCTGTTAGGCTCTGATATCCCTCAAAAACTTACATCAGAAGCCAAAGCGGCAAGAAAAGTCTCCACTGCATAAAACAAAGAGGATCTTAGTTAGTGATAATATGAAAGCCAAGTTAATCAAGTCTTACTAAAAGAACACGGAAGCACCACTTAAATAGGGCTCAATCCGAACAAGTAGAGCAGGTCTCTATGTAATAATTTCGGAGCCTTGAATTTCAAGCCAGCCAGCTTTTTCGAGATAGAAATAAAGGTTGCATCATGCTTGTAGTTTCCCAGGCCGGGAATGGGAGGAGGTCAGATCTTCATTTGGTCGACCAAGAAATAGACTCAGACCTTTAATAAAGAAGAAATGGGATTTTCATCCCTTATTTCAGGAATACAGGTCCTTAAAGAATGCTGCCATGGGGTGGGACTGGAACAAGAAAGACCCCCGGTTCTAATTTTTTAGGGTAAAAAAATAGTGGAAGCTATGGGGAGTCAGAGGAATGTCGTACAAACAGAACAAAATGAACATTTCACACATAATGCGAAAGGCATTGGGTGCAAATTATTGGAGAGGAATATTGAAGTAGTGACTTATCTCAAACAAAAAATGGGGAATCGAAAAGCATAAACTTGTGAGAAGTTAGTCTTTAAAGAAGGTAATAACCAAGAGAGGGACAATGAGGACGGTCTTGGGAGGTTGGAATGCGGATGCGAAAGTTTTTAGGGATTTTTAAAGTAAGGTGAAGCATTCCTAGGCCATTGTTGTCAAAGTCAGAACGGGTAAAGGTGTACCAGGAGCGAAGGTTTCTTGAGTCATGGATGGATGAAAGGAAGACAAAGGAAGATAGGAGGAATAACTTACTACTATAGGTTGCAAGAAGGGGAAGTTCGTCGGTAGAAATCTCAGGAAGAAAGGGTTAGAGAAGACGAAGCATAGATAATTTTCTTCTATGATGCTtagatttttataaacaaaaatcatAAGTGATTTTTCAATCTCAACCCTCTGACTAAAATGGCTTGATCATCGGTGATCGTCGGATTGGAAAGGAGGAAGCACCGTTGGTTCGTTTGAAAAGGCGTGTATCAACTGTCGCTTCAGAGAATAAGGTAGTGGGACACATGGTAGCTACCCATAAATGAGTATTTATGATGGACAAGACAACCCAAATCATTTCGCTAAAAGTGTTTTTCCACGTATCACTAGCGCATTACCTAGCATGCCAAGCGTCTAACATGTATTTTTCCAATGAAAATAATGTTGACTATAGTATTAATGGGCGAGTAGAAGCATGACCAGCTGGTCGAACTAGTAAATTGGACGATCGAATGGAAATAACACTTGGATCTAGTCAGATGAGCATTaacttccttcgactagacttgagggagatGCTAGTGATACGGTGTGTTGTAAGTGGACCAGAGATAACCTGCCAGTCAAAATCAATGTGATGTGGTGGTCAAAGTCAGGGTGAAGTGTCAATCAAACTTGGAATAAATGTATTTGAACGGGTTATTCTCACTAAGCCTCAACTCTTTACTCAGCGCTATGGTTCTCAAAATAAAGTCGATCGGCCCAGTAGCTAGTCGGACTTAAAGGACTCAAGTCCCCATTCTTTGGGTACAAGTTTCTCTATATACGGTCGGCTAGCCCTTAGGATCGACCGAACTTGGAGGTCTTATTGCTCCACTTGATGCTAAGATATACAAAATAAACCCGAACAATCCTAATATCGATCGAGCAAACAGGGCTTAGCTCCCTACCCTCCAGAAGTATTCTCTCAACGTACAGTAAAGGCAATATCTCCTAACGTACAACCGACCGAGAGGATATCCGGTCAGACATCCAGATCCTAGCATAATAATTCCGGGGCAAATCTTTGCATATGGCTGCTCGGTCTAAAGTGCTGGACGGACCTAGAGTCAAGCTCTCCACTTCCCAGCAAAAGCACTCTCAGTATATAGCAGTCGGACTCAGTGTCGTTCGGATTTAGAAGATAGCTCATTGCTCACTACTACAATACATTTCAACATATAGTCCGATCGACCTAATAATCAGTTGGACGGGATGGACTTAGTTCATCATTCTTATTACAGTCTCATATTATATATAATCGGTCGGATATAGGTCCGGTCGGATCATCTCCTGGAGATAACATTATCAAGGAATCACAACAACCCTTCAGAGAATAACAACTATTCACTAGGAAATATTCTGATATATGATGCATACATATAACAGAACTTTCTTATGAAAGTGGATACTCAGCTTCTATTATGAGGTTGCAAAAGACTGCTCATTCGCGTGTAATagaagatttttcaaagaaaGACTATACATCTTCCATTACCAACATATATTCCTTATCGTGTCATTATTACAGAGGTTATAAGAGACGATATAAAAAGGATTCTCTCTGTTGATGAGGTATGCAACATTACGCTTTAATACATTACATTACGCACTCTCATCTACTATTCATCCTCTCCCCTTTTCGCTAAGTCATATCGGATTGATTTGAGCGTTAGAGGACCTATGCTAGGAACCTCCTCCTTGATTTTCATCATAACGTTCTGTTTACTCTTTTGAGTATGTGCTGAGAGGAGTCGAAAGAAGTACAAGATGTCATCGTTTATCGCTAACAAAGTCATCTCCCATTCAATAACAAAGTCACATGTTTAACACCATCTTCATCACTTTCAGATAATATCATAACATATTGTCCCTCTTAAAAACTATACACGAAAAACGTAAAAAATCCATACCCATAACTCTAATAGAGAAGCAGGACGTAAGATTCTTGTCTTGATGAAGATTTTTACGTAAATACAACTAAAACACAAGCTAATGCTGACTGCAAATTTGTCATTTCCAACAATCAAGCGGAGATTTATTTCCGATATTTAATTTCAATCATTTGACAGTAATTCAATATTTTTATTGCATTAAATTGAAGACTCTTAAATCTATTGACTTGGGCTTCCTTATTTAATCCCTTTACAGTCCAACTGCCATAAGCTTCTGTGAGGAAGGCTAGCCAAGAACACTTATGGTActaaaaaggggaagaaggcaatTGCTGATCTGCCAAGAAGTGTCGAATGAGCTGCCGCGCTTGCCTGGGAGCAAATGTAGGCACTTGGTGGCCAGCACCGCGCATCGTCACAAACGTTAGCCCCTCGAAGATGATCGTCCACCCGCCGACCTGCATTCTGTCATACCATGGCTTCCATTCCTCAATAGTTTTCAGGCCAAGTTTGTTCAGTGTCAGTCTTGTGGAGGTCACCGGTATTCTTCCATCAGTATCTCCACTGCAACACACAATTCAGATATGAAACTCACAGTTCATGGTCTAGTTCAGTAATGGCTAGTCCTTGCAATTCTCACCTGAAAACCCACACTCGAATGCCGCCATCGATGAGCTTGCGGATCACCGGGAGCACAGAGGAAGGTGCATCATTCCACTTAGAGATCGCATCGCTGCACGAGTTCAAATGCTGTCAATTAGACGACAAGAACACTGCATTTTGCCAATTGCCTGTGTTTTTACCTGCAATGAGTCCAAGTGTAGCCAATCTTAGTGGCATTGGCATGTAGAGCTTCTTGCACATCTGGCCTGTTAAAGTATTTCTCGGTGTAATTTGGAACGCATGGATCGTAACCGACTGGCTTTCGATGCCATCCACtctaaaagagaaggaaaaaaaaaagataaactaAAAGTTAATTTCATAGATGAACAAGAAGACTTGCTAAAATGAAGGAAGAACTTACATGTCTAGAGAGTATCTTAggggaggcaccttcaacaaaaTAGGACCTTCTATTTGAAGCCATGGTGGAGTTTGAATCTACACATACTGGAGAATATAGGCTATACATATCGATGATATCGTAAACGGCAAAATACTCATCCAATGAACTACTACAGGCGTCGGTGACATTTTCTTTACTGAAATTGCAATTGTTCTTCACATCATGGTAAACTCGATCGGATATCACTGCATGATCCCATGCATAGTCTATCATACCAGTCTGATCTGTTTCATCATCCATCAAGGCATTCCCGATCTAAGAGAGCAATAGTTTCACCTCATTGTTAGCTTCGATACCACTAATTCATGTAAACAGAAGGAGAGGGCATGCATCTTacaatgaaacctttgaaatttatGTAGTTTTTGGCCGGAACAATCTTATTCTCATCGAAAATCTTCTCCGAAAGTTGTGGCACATAATGCCCTATCATGTAATCATAGAGAAGTCATTTAACTTTCAAGAATTCAAGGTAAGTCTGTGACTTACTTACCGGCATAACTTTCCCCGGCAATATAAAAGTCGTGAGACTTGAATCGTGGAAACCTCTTAAACCAATTCACAAGAAAGATGTAGGCATCTTCAGCTACAATTTGGTAATCAGAAAACAGTCAAGTTATGAAACTTATTTTTGATCCAAATGCCTCCATCAAGCTATGAAACTTACCAGTGATCGCGTCTCCTAGTTTGTTCAAGTCAGAGCTTGTATTAGTATATGAAAACCCCACTCCGACCGGCGACTCCAGGAACAGCAAATTGGCCTCTGCAATCAGACAACTATCAGAAATGTTCACACTTCCATTAAGATGTAACTGACAAGGCTTGCCTTTGTTCCATGAATGTCTATTGAGTCCAAGTTCCGGCACACCCTTTTGGATCAAGAAAGGCCCCAATTCTTCTGCCTCCCCATACCCTATGGAAGAACAGCCAGGCCCTAGACACAAACAATGCTAAGTAAAGACTGAAAACAAGAAATTTGTAACCTTCTTTACTGACAAAGAAAAACAACAAAAGAGATCACTTTTTTGAGACACACTCCATGAAAACATGGCTAAGCAGAGGCACTCCATCAACACAAATACATCTACCAGTAGCTTCAGATACTTCCATGGCCATTAGGCACTTTCCCCAGAGCTTAATT is from Zingiber officinale cultivar Zhangliang chromosome 7B, Zo_v1.1, whole genome shotgun sequence and encodes:
- the LOC122003808 gene encoding serine carboxypeptidase-like 34; this translates as MALPSSSSSLFLLLLFSLLLLSPSHSSGHEAAFAQQQADRVSRLPGQPPVTFRQFAGYITVNETHGRALFYWFFEATHDAHNKPLLLWLNGGPGCSSIGYGEAEELGPFLIQKGVPELGLNRHSWNKGKPCQLHLNGSVNISDSCLIAEANLLFLESPVGVGFSYTNTSSDLNKLGDAITAEDAYIFLVNWFKRFPRFKSHDFYIAGESYAGHYVPQLSEKIFDENKIVPAKNYINFKGFIIGNALMDDETDQTGMIDYAWDHAVISDRVYHDVKNNCNFSKENVTDACSSSLDEYFAVYDIIDMYSLYSPVCVDSNSTMASNRRSYFVEGASPKILSRHSGWHRKPVGYDPCVPNYTEKYFNRPDVQEALHANATKIGYTWTHCSDAISKWNDAPSSVLPVIRKLIDGGIRVWVFSGDTDGRIPVTSTRLTLNKLGLKTIEEWKPWYDRMQVGGWTIIFEGLTFVTMRGAGHQVPTFAPRQARQLIRHFLADQQLPSSPF